A part of Gemmatimonas groenlandica genomic DNA contains:
- a CDS encoding pyruvate dehydrogenase complex E1 component subunit beta, which translates to MAVITYRDALNMALREEMHRDDRVFLMGEEVAVYQGAYKVSKGLLQEFGEMRVVDTPITELGFAGVGVGAAMAGLRPIIEFMTWNFALLAIDQVVNAAAKMLYMSGGQFPMPMVFRGPNGAALQLGAQHSQAWESWLAHIPGLKVVAPATPYDAKGLLKAAIRDDNPVCFLEGEMLYNTKGEVPDDDYIVPIGKAELKREGEHVTLVSHGKMVLVALQAADQMAKEGITCDVVDLRTIRPMDVDAITASVKKTSRCVVVEEGWEVCGVGAQVVDYVQRHCFDYLDAPVLRVHQADAPMPYTKSLEKAAKPDLPKTIAAIRQVLYLD; encoded by the coding sequence ATGGCCGTGATCACGTACCGCGATGCGCTCAACATGGCGCTCCGCGAAGAAATGCACCGCGACGACCGCGTATTCCTCATGGGTGAGGAAGTCGCCGTCTATCAGGGCGCGTACAAAGTTTCGAAAGGACTGCTGCAGGAATTCGGTGAGATGCGCGTGGTCGACACGCCGATCACCGAACTCGGCTTCGCCGGCGTCGGCGTCGGCGCCGCGATGGCCGGATTGCGTCCGATCATCGAGTTCATGACGTGGAACTTCGCGCTGCTGGCGATCGACCAGGTCGTCAACGCCGCAGCGAAAATGTTGTACATGTCAGGCGGTCAGTTCCCGATGCCGATGGTATTCCGTGGCCCGAACGGCGCCGCGCTGCAACTCGGCGCGCAGCACTCGCAGGCGTGGGAATCGTGGCTGGCGCACATCCCGGGCCTCAAGGTCGTGGCGCCGGCCACGCCGTACGATGCGAAGGGACTGCTCAAGGCGGCCATCCGCGATGACAATCCGGTGTGCTTCCTCGAAGGCGAAATGCTCTACAACACGAAGGGCGAAGTGCCCGACGATGATTACATCGTGCCGATCGGCAAGGCGGAGCTCAAGCGTGAAGGCGAGCATGTGACGCTGGTGTCACATGGCAAGATGGTGCTGGTGGCCCTGCAGGCCGCTGATCAGATGGCGAAGGAAGGCATTACCTGCGACGTCGTCGATCTGCGCACGATCCGCCCGATGGACGTCGACGCGATCACCGCGTCGGTGAAGAAGACCAGCCGGTGCGTCGTGGTGGAAGAAGGATGGGAAGTGTGCGGCGTGGGCGCGCAGGTGGTGGACTACGTCCAGCGCCATTGCTTCGACTACCTCGATGCACCGGTGCTCCGCGTGCATCAGGCCGATGCGCCGATGCCCTACACCAAGAGTCTCGAAAAGGCCGCCAAGCCCGACTTGCCGAAGACGATCGCGGCAATCCGACAGGTTCTCTACCTCGACTGA
- the pdhA gene encoding pyruvate dehydrogenase (acetyl-transferring) E1 component subunit alpha, giving the protein MLLQRRFEERVAEMYAIGRIGGFCHLYIGQEAISTGVISLLRADDYIITTYRDHGQALARGMTPRAAMAELFGRQDGCAKGKGGSMHMFDKQLGFLGGHGIVGGHIPIAAGVGFAIKYRGGDQVIVCFMGEAAVNNGAFHEALNMAALWKLPCLFIIENNRYGMGTAVERASAIHDIYKRGASYDMPRDVVDGQDVHAVRKATEEAIERARTDGTPTLLEIRTYRFMGHSMSDAVSGTYRTKEELEQYLKRDPIALHRQRMEEAGEISPADVAAMDEEIKKIVQDSIDFAEQSPELPLEALMEDILVETTS; this is encoded by the coding sequence ATGCTGTTGCAGCGTCGTTTCGAGGAGCGCGTCGCCGAGATGTATGCCATCGGACGTATCGGCGGCTTCTGTCATTTGTACATCGGACAGGAAGCCATTTCGACCGGCGTGATCTCGTTGCTTCGCGCCGACGATTACATCATCACGACGTACCGTGATCATGGTCAGGCACTGGCCCGCGGCATGACGCCACGCGCCGCGATGGCGGAGTTGTTCGGACGGCAGGACGGCTGCGCGAAGGGTAAGGGCGGCTCCATGCACATGTTCGACAAGCAGCTCGGATTCCTCGGTGGACATGGCATCGTCGGCGGTCACATTCCGATCGCCGCCGGTGTCGGCTTCGCCATCAAGTACCGCGGCGGCGATCAGGTGATTGTCTGTTTCATGGGCGAGGCGGCCGTGAACAACGGCGCGTTCCACGAAGCGCTCAACATGGCGGCGCTGTGGAAGCTGCCGTGCCTGTTCATCATCGAGAACAACCGCTACGGCATGGGCACCGCCGTCGAGCGCGCCTCGGCCATTCACGACATCTACAAGCGCGGCGCGTCGTACGACATGCCGCGCGATGTGGTCGATGGCCAGGACGTGCACGCCGTGCGCAAAGCGACCGAAGAAGCGATCGAGCGCGCGCGCACCGACGGTACGCCGACGCTGCTCGAAATCCGTACGTACCGCTTCATGGGCCACTCGATGTCCGACGCGGTGAGCGGCACGTATCGCACGAAGGAAGAGCTGGAGCAGTACCTCAAGCGCGACCCCATCGCGCTGCACCGTCAGCGCATGGAAGAGGCAGGAGAGATTTCGCCCGCCGACGTGGCCGCGATGGACGAAGAGATCAAGAAGATCGTGCAGGACAGCATCGACTTTGCTGAGCAGAGCCCGGAGTTGCCGCTCGAGGCGCTCATGGAAGACATCCTCGTCGAAACCACGAGCTGA
- a CDS encoding dihydrolipoamide acetyltransferase family protein — protein sequence MNIGAIHGSGPGGRVIRRDIEGAAAAAPVAAAAPAPAPSAAPAANASSKGAPTAVATAMQIDGEFKDVALTQMRKTIARRLSESIGPIPTFYLTSEIDMTKVGQLREQMVANGDQYKVSVNDIIIKAVAIALTRHPECNAHWMTDHIRYFSAAHVGMAVATDDGLIVPVIRDAQLKGLGQIGKEARELAKKARERKLQPAEFTGGTFSVSNLGMFGIDQFTAIINPPEAAILAVGATETKPVWENGQFVPRQRMRVTMSCDHRVIDGAVGAKFLQTLRSLLEAPMMMLF from the coding sequence GTGAACATCGGCGCCATCCATGGCAGCGGACCGGGCGGCCGCGTAATCCGTCGCGACATCGAAGGCGCAGCCGCCGCGGCACCAGTCGCGGCCGCCGCGCCGGCGCCGGCGCCGTCCGCAGCACCGGCGGCCAACGCGTCGTCCAAGGGGGCGCCGACTGCCGTCGCCACCGCCATGCAGATCGACGGCGAATTCAAGGACGTGGCCCTCACGCAGATGCGCAAGACGATTGCACGTCGCCTGAGCGAGTCCATCGGCCCGATACCGACGTTCTATCTCACGTCGGAAATCGACATGACGAAGGTGGGACAGTTGCGCGAGCAGATGGTAGCGAACGGCGATCAGTACAAGGTGTCCGTCAACGACATCATCATCAAAGCCGTCGCCATCGCGCTCACCCGTCACCCTGAGTGCAATGCACACTGGATGACGGATCACATCCGCTATTTCAGCGCGGCGCACGTCGGCATGGCGGTGGCCACCGACGACGGTCTGATCGTGCCGGTGATTCGCGACGCGCAGCTCAAGGGGCTCGGCCAGATCGGTAAGGAGGCGCGCGAGCTCGCCAAGAAGGCACGTGAACGGAAACTGCAACCGGCCGAGTTCACGGGCGGCACGTTCTCCGTGTCCAACCTCGGCATGTTCGGGATCGATCAGTTCACGGCGATCATCAATCCGCCCGAGGCGGCGATTCTGGCCGTCGGCGCGACGGAGACGAAGCCGGTGTGGGAGAACGGCCAGTTCGTGCCGCGGCAGCGCATGCGCGTCACGATGAGCTGCGATCACCGCGTGATCGATGGCGCGGTCGGCGCCAAATTCCTGCAGACGCTGCGCAGTCTGCTCGAAGCGCCCATGATGATGCTCTTCTAG